From the genome of Ornithobacterium rhinotracheale, one region includes:
- the dnaK gene encoding molecular chaperone DnaK: protein MSKIIGIDLGTTNSCVAVMEGNDPTVIPNAEGKRTTPSVVAFTENGEIKVGDPAKRQAVTNPHRTIFSIKRFIGDKYSEIQNEVKRVPYEVVKGPNDTPRVKIDDREYTPQEISAMILQKMKKTAEDYLGQEVTRAVITVPAYFNDEQRQATKDAGEIAGLKVERIINEPTAAALAYGLDKKDKDQKVAVYDLGGGTFDISILELGDGVFEVLSTNGDTHLGGDDFDDKIIDWLVDEFKKDEDFDLRQDPMALQRLKEAAEKAKIELSSSTQTEINLPYITATPSGPKHLVKTLSRARFEDMTADLVKRSMEPCKKALQDAGLSASDIDEVILVGGSTRIPKIQEEVEKFFGKKPSKGVNPDEVVAIGAAIQGGVLTGDVKDVLLLDVTPLSLGIETMGGVFTKLIEANTTIPTKKSEVFSTAADNQPAVTIRVGQGERAMFADNKEIGRFDLVDIPPAPRGVPQIEVTFDIDANGIMKVSAKDKGTGKEQSIKIESSSGLSEADIERMKKEAEENAAKDKEAKEKIDKLNAADQMIFQTEKQLKEYGEKISADKKQPIEDALAELKKAHEAQDIAQVDAAMEKINNAWNAASQELYAAMNENGGAQASPEAGAENAQSTGADDVEDVDFEEVK from the coding sequence ATGAGTAAAATAATAGGAATAGATTTAGGTACCACCAACTCTTGTGTGGCTGTAATGGAAGGAAACGACCCAACCGTGATTCCAAACGCTGAGGGTAAGAGAACTACCCCCTCAGTGGTAGCATTTACAGAAAATGGAGAAATTAAAGTAGGAGACCCTGCGAAAAGACAAGCAGTAACTAATCCGCATAGAACAATCTTTTCAATTAAAAGATTTATAGGAGATAAATACTCCGAGATTCAAAACGAGGTGAAGCGTGTGCCGTACGAAGTGGTGAAAGGGCCAAACGATACGCCAAGAGTGAAAATCGATGATAGAGAGTACACTCCACAAGAAATCTCAGCTATGATTCTTCAAAAAATGAAGAAAACTGCTGAGGACTACCTAGGGCAGGAAGTTACCCGCGCGGTAATTACTGTGCCAGCTTACTTTAACGATGAGCAAAGACAAGCTACCAAAGATGCAGGCGAAATTGCAGGTTTAAAAGTGGAAAGAATCATCAACGAGCCTACCGCTGCCGCATTAGCCTACGGATTGGATAAAAAAGATAAAGACCAAAAGGTAGCCGTGTACGACTTAGGAGGTGGAACCTTTGATATCTCAATCTTAGAATTAGGCGATGGCGTGTTTGAAGTGCTATCAACCAACGGAGATACCCACTTAGGAGGTGATGACTTTGATGATAAAATCATAGATTGGCTAGTAGATGAGTTTAAGAAAGATGAAGATTTTGATTTAAGACAAGACCCAATGGCACTTCAAAGATTGAAAGAAGCTGCCGAGAAGGCTAAAATCGAATTGTCATCATCTACACAAACAGAAATCAATTTACCATACATCACTGCTACTCCATCAGGGCCAAAACACTTGGTGAAAACTTTATCAAGAGCAAGATTTGAGGATATGACAGCTGATTTGGTGAAAAGGTCTATGGAGCCTTGTAAAAAAGCATTACAAGATGCGGGACTTTCAGCTTCTGATATCGACGAAGTAATCTTGGTAGGTGGTTCTACAAGAATCCCTAAAATTCAAGAAGAAGTAGAAAAATTCTTCGGTAAAAAACCGTCAAAAGGTGTAAACCCAGACGAGGTAGTAGCTATCGGTGCTGCCATCCAAGGAGGAGTACTTACAGGAGATGTAAAAGATGTATTATTGCTCGATGTAACACCACTTTCACTCGGTATTGAAACTATGGGAGGAGTGTTTACAAAACTTATCGAAGCCAACACTACAATCCCAACTAAAAAATCTGAAGTTTTCTCTACCGCAGCAGACAACCAGCCAGCCGTAACCATTAGAGTGGGGCAAGGAGAGCGCGCAATGTTCGCCGATAATAAGGAAATCGGAAGATTCGACCTAGTAGATATCCCACCAGCACCAAGAGGAGTTCCTCAGATCGAAGTAACTTTCGATATTGATGCTAATGGTATTATGAAAGTTTCTGCAAAAGATAAAGGAACTGGAAAAGAGCAATCAATTAAAATTGAATCTTCCTCAGGATTGTCCGAAGCCGATATTGAAAGAATGAAAAAAGAAGCAGAAGAAAATGCGGCAAAAGACAAAGAGGCGAAAGAAAAAATAGATAAATTAAACGCTGCCGACCAAATGATTTTCCAAACCGAAAAACAATTAAAAGAATACGGCGAGAAAATCAGCGCAGATAAAAAACAGCCAATCGAAGATGCTTTGGCAGAGCTTAAAAAAGCACACGAAGCGCAAGACATTGCACAAGTAGATGCCGCCATGGAGAAAATAAACAACGCGTGGAATGCCGCATCGCAAGAGCTATATGCCGCGATGAACGAAAACGGAGGTGCACAAGCATCACCAGAAGCAGGTGCAGAGAATGCCCAAAGTACTGGCGCAGACGATGTGGAAGATGTAGACTTCGAAGAAGTGAAGTAA
- a CDS encoding TonB-dependent receptor domain-containing protein, producing the protein MKHIISMLVCLFMLGVQAQNNTFITQEVKVRGNCGQCKTRIEKAVNQKEVSYGTWDIQSKILTLHFNPEKTSLQEVMQKVADVGHDNEYFKSKDTAYDNITPCCKYDREIPWEKIAEATTAHHGEHPQEMLFKYEKEDSQKITLQSVTASGNTAATKIDKNAAGLSFNISSKELLKAACCNLSESFETNATVDVAYPDAVTGAKQIKMLGLDQKYTLLSSELIPDLRGLSGAYGLNFIPGRWIQGIQLTKGGSSVVHGYESITGQINTEWYKGMKKQNNLNFYANLMGRVEGNAVLSAPLGEHWGQAILLHASAVVSAQDDNKDTFIDTPLGKQLNMAYLLHYDDLANSGWGNNLGINLVSLNNSGGQMAGAVPNPYKANTEITNFKVWDKLGYLFPKNPYKSLGLMQKFSYYEQKSIWGANDYSGVEKSYYANLIYESPLSRSRVHTYKTGASFLYDAFDETYQGTHYQRTESAPGVFAEYSYNAAKWTVVAGARLDFHNLAGTQFSPRINAKFQPLQHTTLRASAGRGFRTANIFAENLKYLISNRTLRILDQAGDIYGLSPEEAWNYGVSIQQEFRLFNQKNSLLLDFFATNFQNQIIPDLDASTHQINFYNIAKSSAQAWQIQWDSHLARGLDLRVAYKHYNTKAQYQSGEKSLIFTPKERAFANISYEQKLREGRDRWSADATLQWVGRQRLPNSAENPEPYRWEQYSPSYFLLNAQVAYDFGKAARVYLGGENLLNYTQSQPIIAQEAPFGEFFDAGMIYAPITKANFYIGLDFNF; encoded by the coding sequence ATGAAACACATAATTTCGATGCTTGTATGCTTATTTATGTTAGGTGTGCAGGCACAAAACAATACATTTATTACCCAAGAGGTGAAGGTGCGCGGAAATTGCGGACAATGTAAAACAAGAATAGAAAAGGCCGTTAATCAAAAAGAGGTGTCATATGGCACTTGGGACATACAGTCAAAAATATTGACTTTGCACTTTAATCCCGAAAAAACAAGCCTGCAAGAGGTGATGCAAAAAGTAGCAGATGTGGGGCACGATAATGAATACTTTAAATCAAAGGACACCGCGTATGACAATATCACGCCCTGCTGCAAATATGATAGAGAAATCCCGTGGGAGAAGATAGCAGAAGCCACCACGGCGCACCACGGTGAGCACCCACAAGAGATGCTCTTTAAATATGAAAAAGAGGATTCGCAAAAGATTACACTACAATCCGTTACGGCAAGCGGCAACACTGCTGCCACCAAGATTGATAAGAATGCTGCGGGGCTTAGCTTTAATATTTCAAGCAAGGAGCTGCTAAAAGCCGCGTGCTGTAATCTCTCTGAAAGCTTTGAAACCAATGCCACCGTAGATGTTGCCTACCCTGATGCCGTAACGGGTGCCAAGCAAATAAAAATGCTCGGGCTAGACCAAAAGTACACCCTCCTAAGCTCGGAATTAATTCCAGATTTGCGTGGGCTCTCGGGGGCTTATGGATTAAACTTTATCCCAGGGCGCTGGATTCAAGGCATTCAGCTCACTAAGGGGGGCAGCTCCGTAGTACACGGCTATGAGTCCATCACGGGGCAGATTAACACCGAGTGGTACAAGGGAATGAAAAAGCAGAATAACCTAAACTTTTATGCCAATTTAATGGGGCGTGTGGAGGGCAATGCAGTACTCTCTGCGCCACTTGGTGAGCATTGGGGGCAAGCCATTTTGCTCCACGCCAGTGCCGTAGTGAGTGCGCAAGATGATAACAAAGATACCTTTATCGATACGCCACTGGGCAAGCAGCTCAATATGGCATATTTGCTACATTACGATGATTTGGCAAATAGTGGCTGGGGCAATAATTTAGGCATCAATTTGGTGTCGCTCAACAATTCGGGCGGACAAATGGCGGGTGCCGTTCCCAATCCTTATAAGGCAAATACCGAGATTACTAACTTTAAAGTATGGGACAAGCTCGGCTACCTCTTTCCCAAAAATCCATACAAAAGTCTCGGGCTGATGCAGAAGTTCAGCTATTATGAGCAGAAAAGCATATGGGGCGCAAATGATTACAGCGGTGTTGAAAAATCCTACTATGCCAATTTAATCTACGAAAGTCCGCTAAGTCGTTCGCGCGTGCATACCTACAAAACAGGCGCCAGCTTCCTGTATGATGCCTTTGATGAAACCTATCAAGGCACCCACTATCAGCGCACCGAATCAGCCCCAGGAGTCTTTGCCGAATATAGCTACAATGCCGCAAAGTGGACCGTAGTAGCAGGCGCAAGGCTAGACTTCCACAATCTAGCAGGCACCCAATTTTCGCCAAGAATCAATGCTAAATTTCAGCCCTTGCAGCATACCACGCTCAGAGCTTCGGCGGGGCGCGGATTCAGGACTGCCAATATTTTTGCCGAAAACCTTAAATACTTAATCTCTAATAGAACCCTCCGTATTTTAGACCAAGCAGGCGATATCTATGGGCTTTCGCCCGAGGAGGCTTGGAATTATGGCGTGAGCATTCAGCAAGAGTTTAGGCTATTTAATCAAAAGAACAGCCTATTGCTAGATTTCTTTGCCACTAATTTCCAAAACCAAATTATACCAGATTTAGATGCCTCCACCCACCAAATTAATTTTTATAACATTGCAAAATCCAGCGCCCAAGCTTGGCAAATTCAGTGGGACTCGCACTTGGCGCGTGGCCTAGATTTGCGCGTGGCCTATAAGCATTACAACACTAAGGCGCAGTATCAATCTGGCGAAAAAAGCCTAATCTTTACCCCAAAAGAGCGAGCCTTTGCGAATATATCATACGAGCAAAAACTCCGCGAGGGCAGAGACCGATGGAGCGCCGATGCCACTCTGCAATGGGTGGGGAGGCAGCGCCTGCCTAATAGCGCCGAAAACCCCGAGCCGTACCGCTGGGAGCAATACAGCCCGAGCTATTTTCTGCTCAATGCGCAAGTGGCCTATGATTTTGGCAAGGCGGCACGCGTGTACTTAGGTGGCGAAAATTTACTGAACTACACACAAAGTCAGCCCATCATAGCACAAGAAGCCCCGTTTGGAGAATTCTTTGATGCAGGAATGATTTATGCCCCCATCACTAAGGCAAATTTTTACATAGGCTTAGATTTCAATTTTTAA
- a CDS encoding UDP-glucose--hexose-1-phosphate uridylyltransferase, whose amino-acid sequence MTKFDPTEHPHRRYNPLLDEWVLVSPHRAKRPWQGQQEKPNTEQKPQYVEDCYLCPGNTRVSGDINPKYTEPFVFNNDFAALKPEVVEAPDNSNPFFTSVPESGTARVVCFSPRHDLTLPELELSDIEKVIKTWIREFKDLGSKDFINYVQIFENKGATMGCSNPHPHGQIWAQQHLPTKVEKLDKNQKKYFDEHGKTLLEDYVAQELERKEERILAENETFVALIPYWAIWPYEAMIIPKRAVQNISDLTNQEIKDYAEILKALTVMYDNLFETSFPYSAGIHQAPTDGKEHPHWHMHMSFYPPLLRSASVKKFMVGYEMMAESQRDLTAEQAAERLRALPKTHYKQNA is encoded by the coding sequence ATGACAAAGTTTGATCCTACCGAGCATCCTCATCGCAGATACAATCCGCTGCTAGATGAGTGGGTTTTGGTTTCTCCGCACCGCGCCAAAAGACCTTGGCAAGGGCAACAAGAAAAACCAAATACGGAACAAAAACCTCAGTATGTAGAAGACTGCTATCTCTGCCCTGGCAATACGCGTGTGAGTGGCGATATCAACCCCAAATATACAGAGCCTTTTGTCTTTAACAATGATTTTGCAGCACTAAAGCCAGAAGTTGTCGAAGCACCAGATAATAGCAATCCGTTTTTCACCTCGGTGCCAGAGTCTGGAACGGCACGCGTGGTTTGTTTCTCGCCACGCCATGATTTAACCTTGCCAGAGCTTGAACTTTCGGATATAGAAAAAGTCATCAAAACTTGGATTCGAGAATTTAAAGATTTGGGTAGCAAAGATTTCATTAATTATGTTCAAATCTTTGAAAACAAAGGTGCTACCATGGGATGTAGCAACCCGCACCCACACGGACAAATCTGGGCTCAACAGCATTTGCCTACCAAGGTGGAAAAATTAGACAAAAATCAAAAAAAATATTTTGATGAGCATGGCAAAACGCTGCTTGAAGATTATGTAGCGCAAGAGCTTGAACGAAAAGAAGAACGCATTTTAGCCGAGAACGAAACTTTCGTTGCCCTAATTCCGTATTGGGCAATTTGGCCATATGAGGCGATGATTATCCCGAAAAGAGCAGTGCAAAATATTTCAGACTTAACGAATCAAGAAATTAAAGATTATGCCGAAATTCTGAAAGCACTCACCGTGATGTACGATAATCTTTTTGAAACTTCGTTCCCATATTCTGCGGGAATCCATCAAGCACCTACCGACGGAAAGGAGCATCCACATTGGCATATGCACATGAGTTTTTACCCTCCACTACTTCGCTCTGCTAGCGTAAAAAAATTTATGGTGGGCTACGAAATGATGGCAGAATCTCAGCGCGACCTCACCGCAGAGCAAGCCGCAGAGCGATTGAGAGCCTTGCCTAAAACGCACTATAAGCAAAACGCTTAA
- a CDS encoding aldose epimerase family protein, with protein MKITKNIAGKVNNQEVTSYLLENDNQMQVTILSFGGIIQSIKVPVSGKMVECVLGFDKVEDYLSDEYREDYPYFGALIGRHAGRICKGHFVLEDKDLQLSVNNNGNQLHGGVQGFDSKHWTVKDTFENADNCGIVLTLHSPDGDEGFPGNLDTEVTYTLNNENELSINYKAKSDKTTICNLTNHTYFNLSLNQGETVLNHHAQVPSDKYVPIVDCIPTGEILPVDGTDFDLREGKKVFENLDNSFIRKVGSDEVAAELKNEDGSIGVQVKTTHPVVHLYAGYYILPFKNESVKKSGKNAGIAIETQGFADSLNHKNFEPTTLKAGEKYEHTTKFKFDF; from the coding sequence ATGAAAATAACCAAAAATATCGCAGGAAAAGTAAACAATCAAGAAGTTACTAGCTACCTGCTTGAAAACGACAACCAAATGCAAGTTACGATTCTTAGCTTTGGCGGGATCATTCAATCCATCAAAGTTCCCGTGAGCGGGAAAATGGTAGAATGCGTTTTAGGCTTTGACAAAGTCGAAGACTATTTGAGCGATGAATATCGTGAAGATTACCCCTATTTCGGTGCACTAATCGGTCGCCACGCAGGCAGAATTTGCAAAGGGCATTTTGTGCTCGAAGATAAGGATTTACAACTTAGCGTAAACAATAACGGAAACCAACTTCACGGCGGTGTTCAAGGTTTTGACAGTAAGCACTGGACAGTGAAAGATACTTTTGAAAATGCAGATAATTGCGGAATTGTTTTAACGCTGCATTCCCCAGACGGCGATGAGGGATTCCCTGGAAACCTAGATACAGAAGTAACTTACACGCTCAATAATGAAAATGAATTAAGCATTAACTACAAAGCAAAATCAGATAAGACTACCATTTGTAATTTAACTAATCATACTTATTTCAATTTATCTCTAAATCAAGGTGAAACCGTACTCAACCACCACGCACAAGTACCGTCTGACAAGTATGTGCCTATCGTGGATTGTATCCCGACAGGTGAAATTCTCCCTGTAGACGGGACTGATTTTGACTTGAGAGAAGGCAAAAAAGTTTTTGAAAATCTTGACAATTCATTTATCCGAAAAGTGGGTAGCGATGAAGTGGCAGCAGAGCTTAAAAACGAAGATGGCTCAATTGGGGTACAAGTAAAAACTACACACCCAGTGGTTCATCTATACGCAGGATATTACATTTTACCTTTCAAAAATGAAAGCGTGAAAAAAAGTGGAAAAAACGCAGGGATTGCCATCGAAACACAAGGTTTTGCCGATTCGCTTAACCACAAAAACTTTGAGCCAACGACTTTAAAAGCTGGCGAGAAGTATGAACATACGACTAAATTTAAGTTCGACTTTTAG
- a CDS encoding CsbD family protein: protein MSSLDDKLKGNWNQLKGKIKQQWGDLTDDDLTYTEGKSEELLGKLQEKTGEAKETISKFFEDLFKSEDETK, encoded by the coding sequence ATGAGTAGTTTAGACGACAAATTAAAAGGGAACTGGAATCAGCTAAAAGGAAAAATTAAACAACAATGGGGAGATTTGACTGATGATGATTTAACTTATACCGAAGGTAAATCTGAAGAATTGCTTGGAAAACTTCAAGAAAAAACAGGAGAAGCAAAAGAAACTATCTCCAAATTCTTTGAAGATTTATTTAAAAGCGAAGATGAAACTAAATAA
- a CDS encoding HAD family phosphatase has product MDFKALLFDMDGVIVDTEPLHRKAWFAAFAEYGIEMEPGYYESFTGKATLPVSQEIVEKYQLDCTPEELVACKRKYFKDYFDNDEDFDLLPGVHELIQDLYNNGVKLILASSASMNTINWVFKRFGIEQYFSGKISGAELRESKPNPEIFLKAAEMAKAKPEECVVIEDSTNGILAAKRAEIFTIGYKSAHSKNQDYSLADVVISNFDEVNYEKINIFVKS; this is encoded by the coding sequence ATGGATTTTAAAGCACTTCTTTTTGATATGGATGGCGTAATCGTAGATACGGAGCCACTTCACCGCAAAGCGTGGTTTGCAGCATTTGCTGAATACGGCATCGAGATGGAGCCTGGATATTACGAATCATTTACAGGGAAAGCTACTTTGCCTGTGAGCCAAGAAATCGTAGAAAAATATCAATTAGATTGTACGCCAGAAGAATTGGTAGCTTGCAAGAGAAAGTATTTTAAAGACTATTTTGATAACGATGAGGATTTCGATTTACTGCCTGGTGTTCACGAATTGATTCAAGATTTATATAATAATGGTGTAAAGTTAATCTTGGCATCATCGGCAAGTATGAATACCATTAATTGGGTTTTTAAGCGATTTGGGATTGAACAATATTTCTCTGGGAAAATCAGTGGGGCAGAGCTGAGAGAATCAAAGCCTAATCCGGAAATATTTTTAAAAGCCGCCGAAATGGCAAAGGCTAAGCCCGAAGAATGCGTAGTAATCGAAGATTCTACCAATGGGATTTTAGCTGCCAAACGCGCAGAAATCTTTACGATAGGATATAAAAGTGCGCACAGTAAAAATCAAGATTATTCGCTGGCCGATGTCGTGATTTCAAACTTCGATGAGGTAAATTACGAAAAAATTAATATATTTGTGAAATCTTAG
- a CDS encoding acyl-CoA thioesterase II — protein MKEVSSLQQLIKMDQLDEFTFLGENYSIGSPIVFGGQVLAQGLYAMSQSVPEDRIAHSLHGYFILPGDLTKPIRYEVEFVRDGGSFSTRRVKALQDDKIIFFMGTSFQKKEEGYHYQIQMPKVPQPDELYSWDDMYNQLKEHLPRAVKQFLSIERPFIFKPTVLENVLKRKPREPNYSVWFKIKGETENNPLMNRSILSYVSDYNLLTTALRPHAHVADMSNTQLATIDHAMWFHQEANINEWYLYSVDSPIASNARGFVRGSIFSQDGKLVASVAQEGLLRPITK, from the coding sequence ATGAAAGAAGTGTCTTCGCTTCAGCAACTTATAAAAATGGATCAGCTCGATGAATTCACTTTTTTGGGAGAGAATTACAGCATCGGGAGTCCTATCGTCTTTGGGGGGCAAGTTTTGGCACAAGGGCTTTATGCCATGAGCCAGAGTGTGCCAGAGGATCGCATAGCACATTCTTTGCACGGCTATTTTATTTTGCCAGGGGATTTAACTAAGCCCATTCGTTACGAAGTGGAGTTTGTGCGCGATGGAGGTAGTTTTTCTACCCGGCGCGTAAAAGCCTTGCAAGATGATAAAATTATCTTTTTTATGGGCACATCGTTCCAGAAAAAAGAAGAGGGATATCATTACCAAATACAGATGCCTAAGGTGCCTCAGCCCGACGAGCTTTATAGCTGGGATGATATGTATAATCAGCTCAAGGAACATTTGCCAAGAGCGGTGAAGCAATTTCTTTCCATAGAACGCCCCTTTATCTTTAAACCTACGGTTTTGGAAAATGTGTTGAAACGAAAACCTCGCGAACCTAATTACAGCGTTTGGTTTAAAATTAAAGGTGAAACCGAAAATAACCCGTTGATGAACAGATCGATTCTATCATATGTTTCGGATTATAATCTGCTCACGACTGCACTCAGGCCCCACGCACATGTTGCAGATATGAGCAATACGCAATTAGCAACGATAGACCACGCAATGTGGTTTCACCAAGAGGCGAATATCAATGAGTGGTATTTGTATTCAGTAGATTCGCCAATTGCTTCCAATGCTAGAGGTTTTGTAAGAGGAAGTATTTTTAGTCAAGACGGAAAACTTGTAGCATCGGTAGCACAAGAAGGACTTTTAAGACCAATAACTAAATAA
- a CDS encoding TlpA disulfide reductase family protein — translation MKKVLLSVIVIASVIGCKNKPKDYATFSGKVTNIDVPADSVYVFNPEINYSKSIKLNPDGTFSDTLKVKEGHFIFKIGDEYGRVYLKNGDEIKISTDYPAFDDKLVYEGEGESIELNKLSLEVAKLAGNFFDNDGLLEQSTEELDQSKKTLLNEVDALFQKYPNVNDSIKGEIKTSLNNSLVSLSDMVQERKNLQEKFVGKPAPQFTLPSIDGKKVSLSDLKGKPVYVDIWATWCGPCKAEIPSLKNLEEKYGDKIHFVSLSVDEPNTKEKWIEFVKEKDLKGIQIMSENDWRNDFVQALEVKGIPRFVLIDAQGNIVNPDAPRPSASNIEETLNALIK, via the coding sequence ATGAAAAAAGTACTATTAAGTGTGATTGTAATCGCTAGCGTAATCGGTTGTAAAAACAAACCAAAAGATTACGCAACATTCTCAGGAAAAGTTACAAATATTGATGTTCCTGCAGATTCTGTATATGTGTTCAATCCAGAAATTAATTACAGCAAAAGTATTAAGCTAAATCCAGACGGAACTTTTAGCGATACTTTGAAAGTGAAAGAAGGCCACTTTATATTCAAAATTGGAGATGAGTATGGTAGAGTTTATTTAAAAAACGGAGACGAAATTAAAATCAGTACCGATTATCCTGCATTCGATGATAAATTGGTGTATGAAGGAGAGGGCGAATCTATTGAACTAAATAAATTATCGCTAGAAGTTGCAAAGTTAGCGGGTAATTTCTTTGATAATGATGGGCTTCTTGAACAAAGCACAGAAGAATTAGATCAATCTAAAAAAACACTATTGAACGAAGTAGATGCCTTGTTTCAAAAGTATCCAAATGTAAATGACTCCATCAAAGGAGAGATTAAAACGAGTTTGAACAATAGTTTGGTTTCCTTGTCGGATATGGTTCAGGAGAGAAAAAATCTTCAAGAAAAATTTGTAGGAAAACCAGCACCACAATTTACATTACCAAGTATCGATGGCAAAAAAGTTTCGCTTTCTGATTTGAAAGGAAAACCAGTGTATGTGGACATTTGGGCTACTTGGTGTGGACCATGTAAGGCAGAGATTCCTTCATTGAAGAATTTAGAAGAAAAATATGGAGATAAAATCCATTTTGTAAGCCTTTCTGTAGACGAGCCAAATACTAAAGAAAAATGGATCGAGTTTGTAAAAGAAAAAGATTTGAAAGGAATCCAAATCATGAGTGAAAACGATTGGCGTAACGATTTTGTTCAAGCTTTAGAAGTAAAAGGAATTCCAAGATTTGTCTTGATTGATGCACAAGGAAACATCGTGAATCCAGACGCCCCAAGACCAAGTGCATCAAATATTGAGGAGACTTTAAACGCTTTGATTAAATGA
- a CDS encoding Rossmann-like and DUF2520 domain-containing protein produces the protein MKSVTIIGAGNVAFHLTRAFVSNTVQVNQIYNRTLAKAETIGEANGIRYTDKISELEHSDLFIISSSDAAIEELSMHIPFNDVMVVHTSGAMPMSTLKGKYRKGVLYPLQTFSQNRKLNYSEIPFFVEAENPEDEKALLELAERVSNRAKILNSEQRAQMHLSAVWACNFANHMYYIAHKTAEEAGLGFEYLRPLIEETALKIEDLTPFEAQTGPAKRNDQITIEKHLSLIKDSYLKDMYNDISNSINKTYHGEL, from the coding sequence ATGAAAAGTGTAACGATTATAGGTGCTGGGAATGTAGCCTTTCATTTAACGCGTGCATTTGTGAGCAATACCGTTCAGGTAAATCAAATTTACAATCGTACTTTGGCAAAAGCCGAGACGATTGGAGAAGCCAATGGCATAAGATATACCGATAAAATTTCAGAATTAGAGCATTCCGATTTATTTATCATCTCCTCTTCAGATGCCGCAATAGAGGAGCTCTCCATGCACATTCCGTTCAATGATGTGATGGTGGTGCACACCTCTGGTGCAATGCCTATGAGCACACTTAAAGGGAAATATAGAAAAGGCGTATTGTATCCTTTGCAGACATTTAGCCAAAATAGAAAATTGAATTATAGCGAAATTCCATTTTTTGTAGAAGCAGAAAATCCAGAAGACGAAAAAGCTTTGCTAGAGCTCGCTGAGCGAGTGAGCAATCGAGCTAAAATCTTAAACAGCGAGCAAAGAGCGCAAATGCACCTTTCTGCCGTGTGGGCATGTAATTTTGCCAATCATATGTATTACATCGCTCACAAAACGGCGGAAGAAGCTGGTTTAGGCTTTGAATACCTCCGTCCTTTAATTGAAGAAACTGCTTTAAAAATCGAGGATTTAACACCTTTTGAAGCACAAACAGGACCAGCCAAACGAAACGACCAGATCACGATAGAAAAACATTTAAGCTTGATAAAAGATTCTTACTTAAAAGATATGTACAACGATATTAGCAACTCGATAAATAAAACCTATCATGGAGAATTATAA
- a CDS encoding HAD family hydrolase yields the protein MENYKEKMKNIKAFVFDVDGVLTDGKIMLFPDGSFVRNMNVKDGYAMQFAIKKGYLIGIITGGADPMVSQRLKALGITDIYTQSHYKYDDFEDFLFKYDLKPEEVLYMGDDVLDMEVIAAAGIGCAPNNAVVEAQEAADYISPHNGGDGCVREVIEQVIRVQGHWNDFKIGL from the coding sequence ATGGAGAATTATAAAGAAAAGATGAAAAACATCAAAGCCTTTGTGTTTGATGTAGATGGCGTGCTTACCGATGGTAAAATTATGCTTTTCCCAGACGGGAGTTTTGTGCGAAACATGAATGTAAAAGATGGCTATGCAATGCAATTTGCCATTAAAAAAGGTTATTTAATCGGAATTATCACAGGTGGAGCCGATCCGATGGTGAGTCAGCGATTGAAAGCCTTAGGCATTACCGATATTTATACCCAATCGCACTATAAGTACGATGATTTTGAGGATTTTCTATTTAAATATGATTTAAAACCAGAAGAAGTGCTTTACATGGGCGACGATGTGCTAGATATGGAAGTAATCGCGGCTGCAGGCATCGGCTGTGCTCCGAATAATGCGGTGGTGGAAGCTCAAGAAGCGGCAGATTATATTTCACCACACAATGGGGGGGATGGCTGTGTACGCGAAGTTATAGAACAAGTAATTCGCGTGCAGGGGCACTGGAACGATTTTAAAATTGGATTGTAA